The following proteins are co-located in the Fluviicola sp. genome:
- a CDS encoding DEAD/DEAH box helicase has translation MTFKELGLRVEVLQSIEAMGFAEPTPIQQSAIPHLLQLESDFVGLAQTGTGKTAAFGLPLIHKVTDRPTETQGLIIAPTRELCLQISKDLEAFAQFDRQIKVVAVYGGTDIRRQMSDIKRGATIIVATPGRLVDLINRRAVNLQTVETVVLDEADEMLNMGFKEDIDEILDATPDTKSVWLFSATMPKEVAEIAKNYMTDPLEVSIGHKNQSNENIEHIYYSVKEKDRYDALKRLIDASPEIFGLVFCRTRNETATVAEKLAKDGYSAEPLHGDLSQAMRDRVMERFRERSIQLLVATDVAARGIDVDNITHVINYNLPDDIENYTHRSGRTARAGRQGKSLVLINTREAYKIKAIERQIRMDFTAALIPSAQEICGIQLNKLIAKVKDTEVKEKDIEPFLEGMMADFADLSKEEVIKKFVSAEFNRFIEYYDRAGDLNVSSGRGERGDRKERGDRNDRFDRKDRFERSDRGERGDRGPRDSGNRTRFFVSLGKRDGLNPGGLLRVICDSTGLKSASIGRIDVMPNFSFFEADKTDEGAILSKVNGADYEGHTVNVEITQKKDGGERRSGGERKGGFSGGKSGGFGERKSFGGSERRSSGGFRGNSSYGKSEGRSGGSDRRSSGSSDRRSSGGGRKFSSNSYK, from the coding sequence ATGACCTTTAAAGAACTCGGGTTAAGAGTTGAGGTTCTGCAGTCGATAGAAGCAATGGGTTTTGCAGAACCAACTCCGATCCAACAAAGTGCGATCCCGCACTTGTTACAATTAGAAAGCGATTTTGTCGGACTCGCTCAAACTGGGACAGGAAAAACAGCAGCATTCGGTTTGCCGTTAATTCACAAAGTAACAGACCGCCCCACTGAAACACAAGGTTTAATCATCGCTCCAACGCGTGAATTGTGTTTACAAATCTCCAAAGACTTAGAAGCATTTGCTCAATTCGATCGTCAGATTAAAGTAGTTGCCGTTTACGGTGGTACCGATATCCGTCGTCAGATGAGTGATATCAAGCGCGGAGCAACGATTATTGTTGCAACTCCGGGTCGTTTGGTGGATTTAATTAATCGTCGTGCCGTAAACCTGCAAACTGTTGAGACAGTAGTATTGGATGAGGCTGACGAAATGCTGAACATGGGTTTCAAAGAAGACATCGATGAAATTCTGGACGCAACACCTGATACAAAAAGTGTGTGGTTATTCTCTGCAACAATGCCGAAAGAAGTGGCTGAAATTGCTAAGAACTACATGACAGATCCTTTGGAAGTTTCCATCGGACACAAAAACCAAAGTAACGAGAACATCGAGCACATTTACTACTCGGTGAAAGAAAAAGACCGTTACGATGCATTGAAACGTTTGATCGATGCCAGCCCCGAGATTTTCGGATTGGTATTCTGTCGTACACGTAATGAAACTGCAACTGTTGCCGAGAAATTGGCTAAAGACGGATATAGTGCAGAACCGCTTCACGGAGATTTATCGCAGGCAATGCGTGACCGTGTAATGGAGCGTTTCCGTGAGCGTTCAATCCAGTTGTTGGTGGCAACAGACGTTGCAGCCCGTGGTATTGACGTAGATAATATTACTCACGTAATCAACTACAACCTGCCGGATGATATCGAGAACTACACGCACCGTTCAGGTCGTACAGCTCGTGCAGGCCGCCAGGGGAAATCGTTGGTATTGATCAACACACGTGAAGCTTACAAGATTAAAGCAATCGAGCGCCAGATCCGTATGGATTTCACTGCTGCTTTGATTCCTTCCGCTCAGGAAATTTGCGGAATCCAGTTGAATAAACTGATCGCAAAAGTAAAAGACACAGAAGTGAAGGAAAAAGACATCGAGCCTTTCTTAGAAGGAATGATGGCAGACTTTGCTGATTTGTCGAAAGAAGAAGTGATCAAAAAATTCGTTTCTGCGGAGTTTAACCGTTTCATCGAGTACTATGACCGTGCAGGAGATCTGAACGTGTCTTCAGGAAGAGGTGAGCGCGGAGACCGCAAGGAAAGAGGAGATCGCAATGATCGTTTTGACCGCAAGGACCGTTTCGAAAGAAGCGACAGGGGAGAACGCGGAGACCGCGGGCCAAGAGATTCAGGAAACAGAACACGTTTCTTTGTAAGTCTTGGAAAGCGCGACGGATTGAACCCGGGAGGTTTATTGCGTGTGATCTGTGACTCTACAGGTTTGAAATCAGCATCTATCGGAAGAATCGATGTGATGCCGAACTTCTCCTTCTTTGAAGCAGACAAAACAGACGAAGGAGCAATCCTTTCCAAAGTAAACGGTGCTGATTACGAAGGACACACGGTGAATGTGGAAATCACGCAGAAGAAAGACGGTGGTGAACGCAGAAGCGGTGGAGAACGCAAAGGCGGATTCTCAGGAGGAAAATCCGGAGGTTTCGGTGAGCGCAAATCTTTCGGAGGAAGTGAGCGTCGTTCATCCGGTGGTTTCAGAGGAAATTCCAGCTATGGGAAATCCGAAGGCCGTTCAGGTGGAAGTGACCGCAGAAGCAGCGGAAGCTCAGATCGCCGTTCTTCAGGAGGCGGACGTAAATTCAGTTCAAACAGCTACAAGTAA
- a CDS encoding diphthine--ammonia ligase has product MKEKAIVLWSGGKDCNLALHLAKEEGYEITALVTFYSKSTEFRAHPKTWMDLQSRSLGIPHLLLEIEEPFAANYEIQLRKLKNQLGISRVVSGDISEVHGNTNWVSDRAAAAGLNVFLPLWHRKREEVMDLLLKSHFEVVLTLVKSPWLNESVVGRTINPELIETFKLLGKENGLDLCGEKGEYHTMAVNGPGYRSRVSLNKYEVVQHEEMSHMTKIELSLDGDYEVPALEKHKICVTCGIPFSCYTQGCWCAELPMIMPMENITDCMCPVCLKAAIDKRLGQIHK; this is encoded by the coding sequence ATGAAAGAAAAAGCGATTGTTCTTTGGTCGGGAGGAAAAGACTGCAACCTGGCTTTGCATTTGGCTAAGGAGGAAGGTTATGAGATTACGGCATTGGTCACGTTCTATTCCAAATCGACGGAATTCAGGGCGCATCCGAAAACGTGGATGGATCTGCAATCCAGATCTTTGGGAATTCCACACCTTCTGCTGGAAATCGAAGAACCGTTTGCGGCCAATTACGAGATCCAATTGCGCAAACTGAAAAATCAACTGGGAATTTCAAGGGTTGTTTCGGGAGATATTTCAGAAGTACACGGAAACACCAATTGGGTCAGTGATCGCGCGGCAGCTGCCGGGCTGAATGTTTTTCTCCCGTTATGGCACAGGAAACGGGAAGAGGTGATGGATCTTTTGTTGAAATCACACTTCGAAGTAGTTCTGACACTCGTAAAATCTCCCTGGCTGAACGAATCAGTTGTGGGCAGAACGATCAATCCGGAATTAATAGAAACATTCAAACTTCTTGGAAAAGAAAACGGATTGGATTTGTGCGGAGAAAAAGGGGAATACCATACGATGGCAGTAAACGGTCCGGGATATCGCTCACGTGTTTCCCTGAATAAGTACGAAGTTGTTCAACACGAAGAAATGTCTCATATGACGAAAATTGAACTTTCCCTGGACGGCGATTACGAAGTTCCTGCGCTTGAAAAGCATAAAATCTGCGTGACCTGCGGAATCCCTTTTTCCTGTTATACACAGGGCTGCTGGTGTGCCGAATTGCCCATGATCATGCCGATGGAAAATATCACGGATTGTATGTGTCCGGTTTGTTTGAAAGCTGCGATTGATAAGAGATTAGGGCAAATACATAAATAG
- a CDS encoding T9SS type A sorting domain-containing protein, with amino-acid sequence MRKSLKPAMLGFMVSLYSLFFVNQLHAQCSVVSANGYVVNVSIIPKTIVVSSSNCPWGYNYNVNFDYNISITGPGAAAQYTLQALIYCVNNQINGAYSLPLGGGSGSAVTTTNPSIPHNGTAYGYNAPYVNCTNATVATMQCNSIDLIIQGPGIPYQQIHCNNTISVLPVEFLYLEGEKKENGNLLTWAVESESRNDYFTLETSTDGTNWKEFAKVKGAGNSTEAKTYTFLDTKNGKESTYYKLSQTDFDGTRNELALKFIPQSEVEFRVYPNPSSDSKVHIDFSNTSDDESSVTVKNELGQIVFQSGLEAAERSGKKTYYSTDLDLEQPAGVYLVEVYSGNQVVERSKLVIR; translated from the coding sequence ATGCGTAAGAGTCTGAAACCAGCAATGCTGGGCTTCATGGTAAGCCTGTATTCCCTTTTTTTTGTAAATCAGTTACATGCACAATGTTCCGTTGTTTCTGCAAACGGATATGTAGTCAATGTATCCATTATTCCTAAAACGATCGTGGTCAGTTCTTCGAATTGTCCGTGGGGATATAACTACAACGTGAATTTCGATTACAACATTTCGATTACAGGACCGGGAGCAGCGGCTCAGTACACGCTTCAGGCTTTGATCTATTGTGTGAACAACCAAATAAACGGAGCTTATTCATTGCCTTTGGGAGGAGGTTCAGGTTCTGCCGTAACGACTACCAATCCTTCTATTCCGCACAACGGAACGGCTTATGGCTACAATGCTCCTTACGTAAACTGTACCAATGCAACGGTTGCAACGATGCAATGTAATTCCATTGATCTGATTATCCAGGGACCTGGAATTCCTTACCAGCAAATTCATTGCAACAATACCATTTCGGTACTTCCGGTTGAATTCCTGTATCTGGAAGGAGAAAAGAAAGAAAACGGGAATTTGCTAACCTGGGCGGTAGAATCCGAAAGCCGGAACGATTATTTCACCCTTGAAACCAGTACAGACGGGACCAATTGGAAAGAATTTGCGAAAGTGAAAGGAGCCGGTAATTCGACTGAAGCAAAAACGTATACCTTCCTGGATACCAAGAACGGCAAGGAATCTACTTATTATAAATTGAGTCAAACGGATTTCGACGGAACCCGTAACGAACTGGCTTTAAAATTCATCCCGCAGAGCGAAGTAGAGTTCCGTGTGTATCCGAATCCGTCTTCCGACAGCAAAGTACATATTGATTTCTCCAACACTTCGGATGATGAATCCTCTGTGACTGTCAAAAACGAATTGGGACAAATCGTGTTTCAGTCCGGTTTGGAAGCAGCCGAGAGATCTGGCAAGAAGACCTATTACAGTACGGACCTGGATTTGGAACAACCTGCAGGAGTTTACCTGGTGGAAGTGTATTCGGGCAATCAAGTAGTGGAGCGGTCGAAGCTTGTTATCCGATGA
- the typA gene encoding translational GTPase TypA: MEIRNIAIIAHVDHGKTTLVDKMIEAGMVINERDRPTGELIMDNNDLERERGITIVSKNVSVSYKGTKINIIDTPGHADFGGEVERVLNMADGVCLLVDAFEGPMPQTRFVLGKALSMGIKPLLVINKVDKDNCTPDEVHEKVFDLMFELDANEEQLEFPTIYGSAKNGWMSTDWKQPTDSITPLLDEILNYFPPRKIEEGNTQMLITSLDFSTYVGRIAIGRLNRGTLKENQQIVLAKRDGSQEKHRVKEAFVFEGLERKKVTEVQAGDICAITGIEGFEIGDVICDFENPEPLPTIELDEPTMSMTFSINDSPFFGKEGKFVTSRHIQERLTKELEKNLAMRVHDTDKADKWLVYGRGVLHLSVLIETMRREGYELQVGQPQVIIKEIDGQKCEPIEELTIDLPEEHSGTAVEAVTKRKGEMTNMEPKGDRMVIQFLIPSRGIIGLRNYLLTQTAGEAIMTHRFLEYQPYKGEIPGRQNGSLISLELGTSIPFSMNNLQDRGKFFIFPNENIYEGQVIGENSRAGDLCVNVTKTKKLTNMRSSGADDKVRLAPPKVFSLEECLEYIQGDEYVEVTPQNLRIRKILLKETDRKRAGK, encoded by the coding sequence ATGGAAATTAGAAACATCGCAATTATTGCACACGTTGACCACGGAAAAACAACATTGGTTGACAAAATGATTGAGGCAGGAATGGTAATCAATGAGCGTGACCGTCCGACAGGAGAATTGATCATGGATAACAATGACCTGGAGCGCGAACGCGGAATTACTATCGTGTCTAAAAACGTTTCCGTTTCTTACAAAGGAACAAAGATCAATATCATCGACACTCCCGGACACGCCGACTTCGGTGGGGAGGTAGAGCGTGTATTGAACATGGCAGACGGAGTTTGTTTGTTGGTGGATGCTTTTGAAGGTCCGATGCCGCAAACACGTTTCGTATTAGGAAAAGCACTTTCAATGGGAATCAAACCATTGCTGGTTATCAATAAAGTAGATAAAGACAACTGTACTCCTGACGAGGTTCATGAGAAAGTATTCGATTTGATGTTCGAATTGGACGCAAACGAAGAGCAGTTGGAATTCCCTACCATTTATGGTTCTGCTAAAAACGGATGGATGTCAACAGACTGGAAACAGCCTACCGATTCCATTACTCCGTTATTGGACGAAATTTTGAACTATTTCCCTCCGCGTAAAATCGAAGAAGGAAATACACAAATGCTGATCACATCTTTGGATTTCTCTACATACGTAGGTCGTATCGCTATCGGTCGTTTGAACCGTGGTACATTGAAGGAAAACCAACAGATCGTATTGGCAAAACGCGATGGTTCTCAAGAAAAACACCGTGTGAAAGAAGCATTCGTATTCGAAGGATTGGAGCGTAAGAAAGTAACGGAAGTTCAGGCCGGAGATATTTGTGCGATCACAGGAATCGAAGGATTCGAGATCGGTGACGTAATCTGTGATTTCGAAAATCCGGAACCGCTTCCAACTATCGAATTGGATGAGCCGACAATGTCTATGACATTCTCGATCAATGATTCCCCATTCTTCGGAAAAGAAGGAAAATTCGTAACATCCCGTCACATCCAGGAGCGTTTGACCAAGGAATTGGAGAAAAACCTGGCAATGCGTGTGCACGATACAGATAAAGCAGATAAGTGGTTGGTTTACGGTCGCGGAGTATTGCATTTGTCTGTTTTGATCGAAACTATGCGTCGTGAAGGATATGAATTGCAAGTAGGGCAGCCTCAGGTAATTATCAAGGAAATCGACGGGCAGAAATGTGAGCCGATTGAAGAATTGACCATCGACTTACCGGAAGAACACTCCGGAACAGCGGTTGAAGCAGTGACTAAGCGTAAAGGTGAAATGACGAACATGGAGCCGAAAGGTGACCGTATGGTAATCCAGTTCCTGATCCCTTCCCGTGGAATTATCGGATTACGTAACTACTTGCTGACACAAACTGCCGGTGAAGCAATCATGACACACCGTTTCTTAGAATACCAACCATACAAGGGTGAAATTCCGGGACGTCAGAACGGTTCTTTGATCTCATTGGAATTGGGAACTTCGATTCCTTTCTCCATGAACAACCTGCAGGATCGTGGTAAATTCTTCATTTTCCCGAACGAAAATATCTACGAAGGACAGGTAATCGGTGAGAACTCCCGCGCAGGTGACTTGTGTGTGAACGTTACGAAAACGAAAAAGTTGACGAACATGCGTTCATCCGGAGCAGACGACAAAGTGCGTTTGGCACCACCGAAAGTATTCTCATTGGAAGAATGTCTGGAGTACATCCAGGGTGATGAGTACGTAGAAGTAACACCGCAAAACCTGCGTATCCGTAAAATCTTGTTGAAAGAAACAGATCGTAAGCGCGCTGGTAAGTAA
- a CDS encoding choice-of-anchor tandem repeat GloVer-containing protein, translating to MKKISLLPILFFSFLIARAQAPVDFYITTGTGSQYNLGAIVKTDGQGNNHQIKPFTKYKERASVYANPIEPVTGILYGMTSLGGDNDHGVIWEYNISTEAYRIKHSFDSVNGKNPNGSLVLASNGKLYGMTKNGGVYDKGVIFEYDLATQNVQKLFDFGSANGEEPKGSLIQATDGKLYGMTSSGGANAKGVIFNYDLSTGIFTKLMDFDGTNNGATPQADLFQASNGLMYAFTMYGGASNYGVMFSFDPVSSTYSKILDLVYASRTPIGSFIQSSTDGKLYGLTKNRLIKYTLATSAIETITSSFTLDGTPVQNAYGEIMFYSRTATTGNMYVNGAIAKYSTNIQAVAYFASGIGQTNDGCGTMPCNGLLLASNNRLYGITGQDSDYHGGALFSYQGYGTQIRPEIRFSVQSLVGSSTSNLVQVDRKLYGIGSGGKYNDGTIYRYDIDTDSIEVMVDMDIWNMNSGMNSIEKSFVLHPNGKLYTTYNNGNSLELFLLEYVPGATTYTNVYNFPVNTNTMVSTTAELIVGDDGLIYGVSDFGGANTYGTLFSFDVTTGTYTLLHSFSSYDGFPYKHAVVQASNGKLYGITPGDVNGADGYIYSFDPATNTFEEIYTLNAFSYAMGSFVEGPGGNLYASFRYGGQNYDGAIISLNPVNNAIQTAFSFEENVTGFYPKAVFMGTNGKLYGFSDSYSLRFFAVDPLTTQHELVYNFNINTELNCGNFYGYTSVCHDIFVTSTVDSIDVCPFSTFNYTSTATGDSLAFQWVKDTTLLSGQTGITLSLANFSPSDTGAYYCIVSNGCREVISDSLYLTILPQPVINAGTDQHICNDSLTTLTASGTGVSYAWSGGITDGTAFSVTENATYVVTGTDSLGCTNTDTVTVAITPVVHAGSDTTVCYLTPATFYGSGDAVSYVWNDTINDGGSIIIDATQQVVVRGFNAAGCSYTDTLTVFMDTCQIVWPGDSDNNAEVDLNDFFNIGLNYGQTGLPRNTISTLWEALPAPIWDSIMSTGTGAGLNMAYADCNGDGTVDVSDTVAVYDNFGQLHAKPVQQEEQNLDEEASIYFNSSATAYGANQLVTIDILAGTAALPLEDIYGLGFKVGYTATGIVSGSLQIRMNDANWLGTVNSNAIRLGVPSNDDSHFSLAFSRTDHSNVTGYGIIGRVSFLTSNLNGAVNLTVTNAVSIDSAGIQSDLVAEDYMVTIDPMLSVSDLTETLNWTVYPNPSNGAFSISGLQPEFNYSIELYDMTGKKVQKALKVSNQTSVQVNTNLPSGSYLIEISTGNAISRKQVSFVGH from the coding sequence ATGAAAAAAATCAGCTTACTTCCAATTTTATTCTTTTCCTTTTTAATCGCACGTGCTCAGGCTCCTGTTGATTTTTATATCACCACCGGAACTGGTTCGCAGTATAACCTCGGAGCGATTGTTAAAACCGACGGACAGGGGAATAATCACCAGATAAAACCTTTTACGAAGTACAAGGAGCGCGCTTCTGTGTATGCCAACCCGATTGAACCGGTAACCGGTATCCTTTACGGGATGACTTCTTTAGGAGGAGATAACGACCACGGAGTGATTTGGGAATACAACATCAGCACCGAGGCTTACCGGATCAAACATTCTTTCGATAGTGTGAACGGGAAAAATCCGAACGGTTCTTTGGTTTTAGCTTCTAACGGGAAACTTTACGGAATGACGAAAAACGGGGGAGTTTATGATAAGGGAGTCATTTTCGAATATGACCTTGCTACCCAAAATGTTCAGAAACTCTTCGATTTCGGTTCCGCAAACGGTGAAGAACCAAAAGGAAGCCTGATCCAGGCAACTGACGGAAAATTATACGGAATGACCAGTTCAGGTGGTGCTAACGCCAAGGGTGTTATTTTTAACTACGACCTTTCAACAGGTATTTTTACCAAACTGATGGATTTTGACGGTACCAATAACGGTGCAACTCCTCAGGCAGATTTGTTCCAGGCTTCTAATGGGTTAATGTATGCTTTTACGATGTATGGCGGTGCTTCGAATTACGGAGTTATGTTTTCTTTTGATCCTGTGTCCTCTACTTACTCTAAAATCCTGGACTTGGTTTACGCAAGCAGAACTCCTATCGGATCATTTATTCAGTCAAGCACAGACGGGAAACTCTATGGACTTACCAAAAACCGTCTGATCAAATACACCCTTGCGACTTCGGCTATTGAAACCATTACTTCTTCTTTTACCCTTGACGGAACACCGGTTCAAAATGCCTACGGAGAAATTATGTTTTATTCCAGAACTGCGACCACCGGAAATATGTACGTAAACGGAGCAATCGCTAAATATAGCACCAACATTCAGGCAGTGGCTTATTTTGCCAGCGGGATCGGGCAAACAAATGATGGCTGCGGAACAATGCCTTGCAACGGGTTATTATTAGCATCCAATAATCGTTTATATGGGATTACAGGTCAGGATTCCGATTATCATGGCGGCGCGTTATTCTCTTACCAGGGATATGGAACTCAAATCAGGCCCGAAATCAGGTTCAGCGTCCAATCATTGGTAGGAAGCTCTACATCCAACCTGGTTCAGGTAGACCGCAAACTATACGGAATCGGAAGCGGAGGAAAATATAACGATGGGACCATTTACCGCTACGATATTGATACGGATAGCATCGAAGTGATGGTAGACATGGATATCTGGAATATGAATTCGGGAATGAATTCTATCGAAAAGAGCTTTGTATTGCATCCTAACGGGAAATTATATACCACTTATAACAACGGGAATTCTTTGGAATTATTCCTGCTGGAGTACGTTCCGGGCGCAACGACCTATACGAATGTGTACAATTTCCCGGTTAATACCAATACCATGGTGTCTACCACTGCCGAACTAATCGTAGGAGATGACGGACTGATTTATGGAGTTTCCGATTTTGGAGGTGCTAATACGTACGGAACATTATTCAGTTTCGATGTTACAACCGGAACATACACCCTTTTACATAGCTTCAGCAGTTACGATGGATTCCCTTACAAACATGCCGTGGTCCAGGCTTCCAACGGAAAACTATACGGAATCACTCCCGGTGATGTAAACGGTGCTGATGGATATATTTATTCTTTTGACCCGGCTACCAATACTTTCGAGGAGATCTATACCCTTAACGCCTTCAGTTATGCTATGGGATCGTTCGTTGAAGGCCCTGGTGGAAATTTATATGCCAGCTTCCGATACGGTGGACAAAACTATGACGGAGCTATCATTTCTTTGAACCCGGTTAATAATGCGATTCAGACTGCCTTCAGTTTCGAAGAAAATGTCACAGGATTCTATCCCAAAGCAGTATTCATGGGAACAAACGGAAAACTTTACGGATTCTCGGATAGTTACTCCCTGCGATTTTTCGCGGTAGATCCGCTGACAACACAACATGAACTAGTTTACAATTTCAATATAAATACGGAACTGAACTGCGGTAATTTTTATGGATATACTTCCGTTTGCCACGATATTTTTGTGACCTCTACGGTAGATTCAATCGATGTTTGCCCGTTTTCAACGTTTAATTACACCTCTACAGCAACAGGAGATTCCCTGGCTTTCCAATGGGTAAAAGATACGACGCTTCTTAGCGGTCAAACCGGAATCACCTTATCGCTTGCGAATTTCTCTCCGTCTGATACGGGAGCTTATTACTGTATTGTTTCCAATGGTTGTCGCGAAGTGATCAGCGATTCCTTGTACCTGACCATTTTACCACAACCAGTTATCAACGCAGGTACGGATCAGCACATTTGTAATGATTCATTGACGACTCTAACAGCTAGCGGAACCGGGGTTTCTTATGCCTGGTCAGGAGGAATTACAGATGGAACCGCTTTCTCAGTCACAGAGAATGCCACCTATGTTGTTACGGGAACGGATTCATTGGGATGTACAAATACCGATACTGTTACCGTTGCAATTACCCCGGTTGTCCACGCAGGATCTGACACTACTGTCTGTTACCTGACACCTGCAACATTTTACGGTTCGGGAGATGCTGTGAGTTATGTTTGGAACGATACCATCAATGACGGTGGATCAATCATCATTGACGCTACGCAACAAGTTGTTGTAAGAGGTTTTAATGCAGCCGGGTGTTCTTACACAGATACATTGACGGTTTTCATGGATACCTGCCAGATTGTATGGCCCGGAGATAGTGATAACAACGCCGAAGTTGACTTAAATGACTTCTTCAACATCGGGTTGAATTATGGTCAGACCGGTCTGCCTAGAAATACCATTTCAACTTTATGGGAAGCACTTCCTGCACCAATCTGGGATTCTATCATGAGCACAGGAACAGGAGCCGGTTTGAACATGGCTTATGCGGATTGCAATGGAGACGGAACTGTGGATGTTAGTGATACCGTTGCGGTTTACGACAATTTCGGTCAGTTGCATGCAAAACCTGTGCAGCAGGAAGAACAAAACCTGGATGAAGAAGCAAGTATTTATTTCAATTCGTCTGCAACAGCATACGGCGCGAATCAGCTGGTAACCATTGATATTTTAGCGGGAACGGCCGCTCTGCCGCTCGAAGATATTTACGGGCTTGGTTTTAAAGTCGGTTATACTGCAACAGGTATTGTTTCGGGAAGTCTCCAAATACGCATGAATGATGCGAATTGGTTGGGAACTGTCAACAGCAATGCTATTCGGTTGGGAGTTCCTTCGAATGATGACAGTCACTTCAGTTTGGCTTTCAGCAGAACAGATCATTCCAATGTTACGGGATACGGAATTATCGGACGAGTTAGTTTTCTGACATCTAACCTGAATGGAGCTGTGAATTTAACCGTTACGAATGCCGTTTCGATCGATTCTGCCGGTATTCAGTCAGATTTGGTTGCAGAAGATTATATGGTAACTATTGATCCCATGCTTTCGGTGTCCGATTTGACTGAAACATTGAATTGGACGGTTTATCCGAATCCATCGAATGGAGCTTTCTCTATTTCGGGCTTACAGCCGGAATTCAATTATTCCATCGAATTATATGATATGACCGGGAAGAAAGTACAAAAAGCATTAAAGGTTTCGAATCAAACTTCAGTTCAGGTAAATACGAATCTTCCATCCGGAAGTTATCTGATTGAAATCAGTACCGGAAATGCAATTTCCCGCAAGCAAGTGAGCTTTGTAGGTCATTAA